The Microcebus murinus isolate Inina chromosome 9, M.murinus_Inina_mat1.0, whole genome shotgun sequence nucleotide sequence TTATCTGTCTTTCTGAACTCATATTTGAGTTAAATTGGTCTGGAGACCTGCATTTTCTGTACCTGGATGTTTGCTTGTATCCCCAGAATACggaaattttcagccattttttctgtaaatgtgaTTTCTGGCCCTtttactctttcttctccttctgtaaCTCTTATTATGAAAAAGTTTCCTAGGCTTTCcagggtttctttttcttcttcttcttttttttttctttgctcctcTGAGTGCATAATTTCAAATGGTCTGTCTTCCAGCtcactgattattttttctgcttgattgagtctgctgttgaagctttctattgaattttttagtCCAGTCATTGTATTATTTATCtctaagatttctgtttggttctttattattctttctatttctttgtcaaaCTTCTTGCTTTGTTTGTGTattgttttccaaatataatttaattttctatttgtatattctttaGATCACCAAACTTCTTTAAAGGTTTATTCTGAATACTTTGTCAGTCATTTCatagatctccatttctttagggtACATCATTAGagctttattagtttcttttggaGGTTTTATAATTCCTTGATGCTTTGTAATCTTCATGTACTTGCACTGTTGTCTGTGTACTTGATGAGACAGTCCCCTTTTCTGGCCTTAACATGTGTTCTTTGTCAGGGATCAACCTTCAATATTTAGTCTAACCTGTGATTCTGGAAGGGCCTGCTGATGACAACCCTGGGCAGGCAGAACTTGTGGGCTCTGTACTTTGCTGGGCTGCTGCTTTTGCTCTGATATTAGATGGGGCTGCTGGCTGGATATTGCAATGACTTTTATTTGGGCTAGTTACAGAATGTATTCCCTGGTTGAGAGATTCACTTTTTGAGCTTTGCAGATGGGTAGGGCCGTAGACTGGGCTCCAAAGTTAGCTGGAGTCACTGGTGAGGAAGGGTGAAACCTCATGCTATGCTCCTTAGAAATGACAATTGAGGATTGCTTCCTTGTAAGGATGAAGCTGTAGGGTAGACTTCTGGCTGAGCTGAGTGGCTGTTTGACCTCCTAGGTCAAGCAGGTCTAACCCCTATGCCTCTCTGAAATGTACATATGTGTACTTGGGAAGCTTTTTGGCTGAGTGAAGCTACTGTTTGACTTCCTGAGTCAAGTAGGCCCCTACACTTCTGGGTTGGGGCCAGCATCTCCCTGTTTGGACAGGGGTTTGGGGGGTGGGCTCTGAGGTGGGGCATGGAGACTGGCTATCTAGGAACTCAAGCTAGATTGAAGTTCCCACCATGCTTCTAAAGGTGACCAGCCCAGCTTTGCAGATGGGCTATGAAGTTGGCTATCTTTAATCAGGCACTACAGCTGGAAGGAACACAGAAGTATCACCAATATCTGTGTGCTGGTCACTATGACCTccacctcctttcttttttctatcttaatACACATAGTCTAGCTATGCTGTTACCCTCATAATTCTCTATGAGGTAAGATCAAAGTGGGCTTTCCAGGAAGCATCTTGGAATATTAGGGAAGCTGAATGTCTGCCTTCAGGTTTCTTTAACTTTTATAGAAACTGTGGGCCCAGGAAAATACTCTTTGTTTGGTGTTGTGATGATTTCGGGGATGGGGAGGTAGAAGGGTGGCACACTTAAAGTGAAACTATTCATCTTACTGTTCTAATTCAGTTTTCCTTCAGGGGACCATATGGGTGTCTAGGTTTGTTTCAGAACTTTGGGGTTTTCAAAAAGATGTTCTGCTCTGTGGATAGTTGTTAGAAGAATTTTTTCTTGGGGGTAGTGCGGCCTTGGACTTCATATTCTGCCAGCTTGCTGACGTCACCAAAAAACCCTCCATGCCATGGATGCTGAGGTAAGTTAGTAAGGATGTAAAGCTTCCAAATATTATACTGCAGGCTTTAACTGACCTCCTTGTGACATATATCCTTATGAAAGCTCTACTATTAATATCTCTCTGATGCAAAGTAAACAAACTGCATATTGGGATCAAGCTGGTTTTCTTGGCCTCATGAATGATCTGAAACATTTGGCTAAGACTGGCAGGTTGTATACAGTATACATTACTAATATGCTATTCTTATGGTTCTTTGATTCAACAGCTTGTGTTTCTGTGACTCTCTCTGCAGATTAATATTACTCACATTTTTCAATGGGAACAGATAATCAGACACAGGTGACAGAATTTATTCTCCTTGGCCTGACCAGTGACCGGGACGTTCAGGTCTCCCTTTTTGTCCTGTTCTTGGTAACGTACCTCATGACATTGACAGGGAACTTTCTCATTGTTCTCCTGATCAGACTGGACAGCCGACTCCACACTCCCATGTATTTCTTTCTCACCAACCTCTCCCTTGTTGATGCCTCCTATGCCACAAGCATAGTCCCTCAGATGCTGGTGCATTTTCTTGCAGAACATAAAGTCATCCCACTCCTGAGCTGTGCAGCCCAGCTATTTTTCTCCCTGGCATTGGGCGGGATTGAGTTTGTTCTCCTGGCagtgatggcctatgaccgctacgTGGCTGTGTGTGACCCCCTGAGATACTCGGCCGTCATGCATGGAGGGCTGTGTACTAGGTTGGCCGTTACGTCCTGGGTCAGTGGCTCCATCAACTCTCTCATGCAGACTGGTATTACCTTTCAGCTGCCCATGTGCACCAACAAGTTTATTGATCACATATCCTGTGAAATCCTAGCGGTGGTCAGGCTGGCTTGTGTGGACACCTCCTCCAATGAGGTTGCCATCATGGTCTCTAGCATTGTCCTTCTGATGACACCCTTCTGCCTGGTTCTTTTGTCCTACATCCGGATTATCTCCACCATCCTGAAGATCCAGtccacagagggaaggaagaaagccTTCCACACATGTGCCTCTCACCTCACAGTGGTTGTTCTGTGCTATGGCATGACCATTTTCACTTATATCCAGCCTCACTCCGGTCCCTCTGTCCTTCAGGAAAAGTTGATCTCTGTCTTCTATGCCATTATTATTCCCATGCTGAATCCGATGATTTACAGTCTAAGGAATAAGGAGGTGAAGGGGGCCTGGCAGAAACTATTAGGGCAATTCTCTGGGTTAACATCAAAACTAGCAGCTTGATGACTCATCAACATCACTGAGAAAAAAGCTCTGCTTCAGTGTTCTCCACCCAACTCACATGTGATAGGCATGAACCACATTTCCCTGGCCACCAGGGAGGAGATGGCATACCGTGTGTAGCTGAGTGGTGGTGGTAGGGTGTGGGATGTGGGGGTATTTTTTATGTCACAGCAGCATGTTCAATGACGTTAAACACTGCTATAAATGTACTTCCCACACCTACTCTCCTATCTTATGGCCTGCCAATAATTGAACAAAATATATGAGTTACTGTTTTGATTTGTCACATTGTTTGTAATCATGGACCTATTCATGGATCTTACCTTGGACTGTTGGTTCTTATTCATCCACATTTTGCAAAAGGTTACGAATTTTATCCTTTGACGACTCACTTAAAATAACATGTGCTGTATGAAGCCACATGCAATAATTGTGTAAGTGAGCATCCTGAGAAATGTTGTTGTTAAAGctgattaaaatgtttttgttcagGACCTACCAAATATTGACATGATGTTTTTTTTTGAGTGCTGGAAGTAATTCAGTAGAGAAATATCAACAATAGGTCTTGTTTACCTTGATAGGGTTATAATTAATGGTTGTTTGTACTGAAGACTATTATTGGCCAAGGAAAAGTTAAGTTTCCAGCACTACTTGACAGCATTTGAACAGTTTGAGTGGAATTTTAGTGCATATATAAGGAATATCATTTAAAGTGTTAAAATTGACCAGTCtctgaaaaattcacaaatcatCTGAatctttagaaacaaaataagcCTATAAATTATGAGATAATGCATAAAACATATGCAACATATGCATATCAAACACATAGTTAAAGAATGGACATATTCTTTGGCCAAAGCCAATGAAAAGTATGACAATTTCATAGGGGTTTTAAGGAGTCAGGATAATTGAGTCAGACATACAAATGTTACCTTCCTGTCTCCATGTGAAGGATCTCTCCTTTCTGCCTTCACACACATATGACAGGATCTTGGTCAAACCTAGTGATGTGAGCTTGAGAGTGAACCTTGTCTCTGTTGATAGTCTTAAATAATgcaaaagaaggagaagaaataaatctataaggtaaggaagaggaaataggaGAAAGAATATGATACTACCTGATCTTCTCACTCCCTTGAAGAAATCTAAGTCCTATTTCTTGAAGTCGGTTAATTTGCAGTTGTTTCattgaaaatgacattttcataAAACTTCAGGCTTTATACAAAGTTGAAGGTTATATAATCCAAAGCCCTTTTGATATTTGAATTTCACCTTAATTGTAATCCTGTCTTAATTTTGCAGTGTAGGCAGGCACCTCAAATGATGTCAATGCTAGCAGACTATATTTTTACGGGTGTTAATTCAAGCATTATCGACTGAGTGTCAACCACATGCCAGTAACAATGCATGGTTCTGGAGACTCAATAGTTAATAAAACACAGTCCTGACAATCAAAGATATGGTTGTGTAGCAGGAAAGATGGATCATTAAGCAATAATAAAGTAATGTTATAAGCATCACAGATAGAGTAAGCTTATGAGGGATAATTGCATAAGTCTTCCTGTTTACAAGGACCAGAAAAGATCCATGTTGAGACCAGAAAAGTGAGAACAAGTTATCCGAATGACAAAcaataaagcaaaggaaaaatctGTGTCA carries:
- the LOC142872884 gene encoding olfactory receptor-like protein OLF3, producing the protein MGTDNQTQVTEFILLGLTSDRDVQVSLFVLFLVTYLMTLTGNFLIVLLIRLDSRLHTPMYFFLTNLSLVDASYATSIVPQMLVHFLAEHKVIPLLSCAAQLFFSLALGGIEFVLLAVMAYDRYVAVCDPLRYSAVMHGGLCTRLAVTSWVSGSINSLMQTGITFQLPMCTNKFIDHISCEILAVVRLACVDTSSNEVAIMVSSIVLLMTPFCLVLLSYIRIISTILKIQSTEGRKKAFHTCASHLTVVVLCYGMTIFTYIQPHSGPSVLQEKLISVFYAIIIPMLNPMIYSLRNKEVKGAWQKLLGQFSGLTSKLAA